The Caballeronia sp. Lep1P3 genome window below encodes:
- a CDS encoding branched-chain amino acid ABC transporter permease produces the protein MALCAALALPAFFAGQSWLLAYFAQTATLIVFALSYNLLLGETGLLSFGHAVYAGLGAFAAAHAFNALGVPLPLLPLVGAVAAAFVAMFVGAISTQRAGTSFAMITLGIGELVAASVWLVPGWFGGEGGVTIDRAGGPHFFAWTFGPLREAYALIACWCAVSSLAMVAFSRTPMCRLANAVRDNPARAAAIGFAPRRVRFAMLVVSAFFAGIAGVLSLINVELVSAESVGLARSTSALVAAVIGGTGSFFGPVIGAVLLTFMSVAVASVSAAWPMYLGLFFMWVVAASPDGVAGLFAGISMRNWRALALRLASAVAWGMAVVLAVETLYARHADTGTLPRGAGWAAVPCALFALWLHRRNAR, from the coding sequence ATGGCACTCTGCGCCGCGCTCGCGCTGCCGGCGTTCTTCGCCGGCCAGTCGTGGCTGCTCGCGTACTTCGCGCAGACGGCGACGCTCATCGTCTTCGCGCTCTCGTATAACCTGCTGCTCGGCGAGACGGGCCTGCTCTCGTTCGGACACGCGGTCTACGCGGGCCTGGGCGCGTTCGCCGCCGCACATGCGTTCAACGCGCTCGGCGTGCCCTTGCCGCTCTTGCCTCTCGTCGGCGCGGTCGCGGCGGCGTTCGTCGCGATGTTCGTCGGCGCGATTTCGACGCAACGCGCCGGCACGTCCTTCGCGATGATCACGCTCGGTATCGGCGAACTCGTCGCGGCGAGCGTGTGGCTCGTGCCCGGCTGGTTCGGCGGCGAGGGCGGCGTGACCATCGACCGTGCGGGCGGACCGCACTTTTTCGCGTGGACCTTCGGGCCGTTGCGCGAGGCGTATGCGCTGATCGCGTGCTGGTGCGCGGTGTCGTCGCTCGCGATGGTCGCGTTCTCGCGCACGCCGATGTGCCGCCTCGCCAACGCGGTGCGCGACAACCCGGCGCGCGCGGCGGCGATCGGCTTCGCGCCGCGACGCGTGCGCTTCGCGATGCTCGTCGTGTCGGCGTTCTTCGCGGGCATCGCGGGCGTGCTGTCGCTGATCAACGTCGAACTGGTGTCGGCGGAGAGCGTCGGACTCGCGCGTTCGACGAGCGCGCTCGTCGCGGCGGTGATCGGCGGCACGGGATCGTTCTTCGGCCCGGTGATCGGCGCGGTGCTGCTGACGTTCATGAGCGTCGCGGTGGCGAGTGTGTCCGCCGCGTGGCCGATGTATCTCGGGCTTTTCTTCATGTGGGTGGTGGCCGCTTCGCCGGATGGCGTCGCGGGTCTCTTTGCGGGTATTTCCATGCGGAATTGGCGCGCGCTCGCGCTGCGCCTCGCGAGCGCGGTGGCGTGGGGCATGGCGGTCGTGCTCGCCGTCGAAACGCTGTACGCGCGCCACGCCGATACAGGCACGCTGCCGCGCGGCGCGGGCTGGGCCGCCGTGCCGTGCGCGCTCTTTGCGCTCTGGCTGCATCGAAGGAACGCGCGATGA
- a CDS encoding branched-chain amino acid ABC transporter permease, producing the protein MLCAGLTLIFSMLGVLNFAHASFYMLGAYVAQALAVRAGFWIALVAAPLAVGAIGAMFERWLLRRVHPRGALAELLLTFGAAMVIGETVKLVWGLSPMPAAIPPILDGPLFTLYGAAFPRYRVFMMTLSVAMLGALFLGLRISRTGLVVRAALTHAATVETLGHDVPRVFTMVFAAGAALAALAGVIGAPLAVVEPAMADAMGPIVFVVVVIGGIGSLAGALAASLLIGCVQTFAVASTASAGSIAATLGIRLPDAWSALTLAQLAPVLPYVLLVAMLAIRPRGLLGERVRDA; encoded by the coding sequence ATGCTTTGCGCGGGACTCACGCTGATCTTCTCGATGCTCGGCGTGCTCAACTTCGCGCACGCGAGCTTCTACATGCTCGGCGCTTACGTGGCGCAGGCGCTCGCCGTGCGCGCCGGATTCTGGATCGCGCTCGTTGCCGCGCCGCTCGCCGTCGGCGCAATCGGTGCGATGTTCGAGCGATGGCTCCTGCGCCGCGTGCATCCGCGCGGCGCGCTCGCCGAACTGCTCCTGACTTTCGGCGCGGCAATGGTGATCGGCGAGACCGTGAAACTCGTCTGGGGCCTGAGTCCTATGCCGGCGGCGATTCCGCCCATACTCGACGGCCCGCTTTTCACGCTGTACGGCGCCGCGTTTCCGCGCTACCGCGTCTTCATGATGACGCTTTCGGTCGCGATGCTCGGCGCGCTCTTCTTGGGGCTGCGCATATCGAGGACGGGGCTCGTGGTGCGCGCGGCGCTCACGCATGCCGCGACGGTCGAGACGCTCGGCCACGATGTCCCGCGCGTCTTCACGATGGTCTTCGCGGCGGGCGCGGCGCTCGCCGCACTCGCGGGCGTCATCGGTGCGCCGCTTGCCGTCGTCGAGCCGGCGATGGCCGACGCGATGGGGCCGATCGTCTTCGTCGTGGTCGTGATCGGCGGAATCGGCTCGCTCGCGGGCGCGCTCGCGGCGTCGCTCTTGATCGGCTGCGTGCAGACCTTCGCGGTGGCATCGACGGCCTCCGCGGGCAGCATCGCGGCAACGCTCGGCATTCGCCTGCCCGATGCGTGGAGCGCACTCACGCTCGCGCAACTCGCGCCCGTGCTGCCGTATGTGCTGCTCGTCGCGATGCTGGCGATCCGTCCGCGCGGACTTCTCGGCGAGCGCGTTCGCGATGCGTAA
- the iolE gene encoding myo-inosose-2 dehydratase, producing the protein MPLQARIGINPLSWMNDDLPSLGGETPLSVALTEGKEIGYEGFELGNKFPREPQALKALLAQYDLALVSGWYSGRLAQRSAEEEIEAVGPHLDLLAQNGAAVMVYGEVADSIQGAPRPLYQRPRFFSDAQWSRYAERLNRFAEYTLTHGVRVAYHHHMGAYVETPADVDRLMALTSDAVGLLFDAGHITFAGGDAESVLRRHIARVCHVHCKDVRPEIVKLARNRNWSFLDAVINGAFTVPGDGAVDYPGIVACLAEHDYRGWLVVEAEQDPVIAPSRAYADKGYRTLRALVDATHKEAA; encoded by the coding sequence ATGCCCCTGCAAGCGCGCATCGGAATCAACCCTTTGTCGTGGATGAACGACGATCTTCCATCGCTTGGCGGCGAGACGCCCTTGTCGGTCGCGCTCACCGAAGGCAAGGAGATCGGCTATGAAGGCTTCGAACTCGGCAACAAGTTTCCGCGCGAGCCGCAGGCGCTCAAGGCGTTGCTTGCACAATACGATCTCGCGCTCGTGTCGGGCTGGTACTCGGGCAGGCTCGCGCAACGCAGCGCCGAAGAAGAGATCGAAGCGGTCGGCCCGCATCTCGATCTGCTCGCGCAGAACGGCGCGGCGGTGATGGTCTATGGCGAAGTCGCCGATTCCATTCAGGGCGCGCCGCGCCCGCTGTATCAGCGGCCGCGCTTCTTCTCCGATGCGCAATGGTCGCGCTATGCCGAGCGCCTGAACCGTTTCGCGGAATATACGCTCACGCACGGCGTGCGCGTCGCCTATCATCATCACATGGGCGCGTATGTGGAAACGCCTGCGGACGTGGATCGCCTGATGGCGCTGACGAGCGATGCCGTCGGCCTGCTCTTCGATGCGGGACACATCACGTTTGCCGGCGGCGATGCGGAAAGCGTGCTGCGAAGGCATATCGCGCGCGTGTGCCACGTTCATTGCAAGGACGTGCGCCCCGAGATCGTGAAGCTCGCGCGCAACCGCAACTGGAGCTTTCTCGATGCCGTCATCAACGGTGCGTTCACCGTGCCGGGAGATGGCGCGGTGGATTATCCCGGCATCGTCGCGTGCCTCGCCGAACATGATTATCGCGGCTGGCTCGTGGTCGAAGCGGAACAGGACCCGGTGATCGCGCCGAGCCGTGCGTATGCCGACAAAGGCTATCGCACGCTGCGCGCGCTCGTCGACGCAACGCACAAGGAGGCCGCATGA
- the iolD gene encoding 3D-(3,5/4)-trihydroxycyclohexane-1,2-dione acylhydrolase (decyclizing): MNAASGTIRLTAAQALVRYLAALRTQNGEPLFGGVFAIFGHGNVAGMGEALYRHREQLSTYRAHNEQAMAHAAIAFAKAHMRRRMMAVTTSIGPGATNLVTAAALAHVNRLPVLLLPGDIFVSRAPDPVLQQVEDTHDGGASANDALKAVSRYFDRIVHPAQLLTALPRAIRVLTDAALCGPVTLALPQDVQAMAYDYPASFFEPRAVEFHASAALHSEIERAAAMLRESREPLIVSGGGVLYGLAADALRAFAHKHGVPVAETQAGKGALAWDDALNVGGIGVTGSSSANELAHASDCVLAVGTRLQDFTTGSNTLFRHARLIAINANPFDAIKQNATAIEADARLALDALSHALGDWRASPQWTTRAHRLANDWRETVAHVTNTPVEDSQLPREADVIGAVQRSHDASPAEDIVVCAAGTLPADLQKLWRTGGPGGYHVEYGYSCMGYEIAGGLGVKLARPDREVIVIVGDGSYLMMNSELATSVMLGAKLIVVLLDNRGYGCINRLQQACGGAPFNNLLEGGPRIDFAMHARSMGALAEHASNIGELQAAMKRARAAERSYLISIDTDPARTTDEGGWWWEVAVPEVSDRDAVMSARAEYERALKARTGNDA; the protein is encoded by the coding sequence CGCGGGCATGGGGGAGGCGCTGTATCGGCATCGCGAGCAATTGTCCACTTACCGCGCGCATAACGAGCAGGCGATGGCGCATGCCGCGATCGCTTTCGCCAAGGCGCACATGCGGCGCCGCATGATGGCGGTGACGACGTCCATCGGACCCGGCGCGACGAACCTCGTGACGGCCGCCGCGCTCGCGCATGTGAACCGCTTGCCGGTGCTCTTGTTGCCCGGCGACATTTTCGTTTCGCGCGCGCCTGATCCGGTGCTTCAGCAAGTCGAGGATACGCACGATGGCGGCGCATCCGCGAACGATGCGTTGAAGGCCGTGTCGCGTTACTTCGATCGCATCGTGCATCCCGCGCAGTTGCTGACCGCATTGCCGCGCGCGATACGCGTCCTGACCGATGCCGCGCTCTGCGGCCCGGTCACGCTCGCGCTGCCGCAAGACGTTCAGGCGATGGCCTACGATTACCCCGCTTCGTTCTTCGAGCCGCGTGCCGTCGAGTTCCACGCGAGCGCCGCGCTGCATAGCGAAATCGAACGCGCCGCCGCGATGCTGCGCGAATCGCGCGAGCCGTTGATCGTATCGGGCGGCGGCGTGCTGTATGGCCTCGCCGCCGATGCGTTGCGCGCGTTCGCGCACAAGCATGGCGTGCCCGTTGCGGAAACGCAGGCCGGCAAGGGCGCGCTCGCATGGGACGACGCGTTGAACGTGGGCGGCATCGGCGTGACCGGATCGTCGTCGGCGAACGAACTCGCGCATGCAAGCGATTGCGTGCTTGCGGTCGGCACGCGCCTGCAGGACTTCACGACCGGTTCCAACACGCTCTTTCGCCACGCGCGGCTCATCGCCATCAACGCGAATCCGTTCGATGCGATCAAGCAGAACGCGACGGCGATCGAAGCCGATGCGCGTCTCGCGCTCGATGCGCTATCGCATGCGCTCGGCGACTGGCGCGCGTCGCCGCAATGGACCACGCGCGCGCATCGTCTCGCGAACGACTGGCGCGAGACCGTCGCGCATGTGACGAACACGCCGGTCGAAGACTCACAGTTGCCGCGCGAAGCCGATGTGATCGGCGCGGTGCAGCGCTCGCACGATGCATCGCCTGCGGAAGACATCGTGGTATGCGCGGCGGGCACGCTGCCCGCCGACTTGCAGAAGCTCTGGCGCACGGGCGGGCCGGGCGGCTATCACGTCGAATACGGCTATTCGTGCATGGGCTACGAGATCGCGGGCGGACTCGGCGTGAAGCTCGCGCGGCCGGATCGCGAAGTGATCGTCATCGTGGGCGACGGCAGCTATCTGATGATGAACAGCGAACTCGCGACATCCGTGATGCTCGGTGCGAAGCTCATCGTCGTGTTGCTCGACAATCGCGGCTATGGATGCATCAATCGCCTGCAGCAGGCCTGCGGCGGCGCGCCGTTCAACAATCTGCTGGAAGGCGGGCCTCGCATCGACTTCGCGATGCACGCGCGTTCGATGGGCGCGCTCGCCGAACATGCATCGAACATCGGAGAATTGCAGGCCGCGATGAAGCGCGCGCGGGCCGCCGAGCGCAGCTATCTGATCTCGATCGACACCGATCCCGCGCGCACGACGGACGAAGGCGGATGGTGGTGGGAAGTCGCGGTGCCCGAAGTATCCGACCGCGATGCGGTGATGTCCGCGCGCGCCGAATACGAACGTGCGTTGAAAGCGCGAACAGGCAACGATGCTTAG
- the iolB gene encoding 5-deoxy-glucuronate isomerase encodes MSLLVKASREGQTIARVTPDSAGWKHVGFAAYRLDAGDVVHVYDADRESCIVVLTGTVSVEAGDEHWQSIGSRDSVFEDAAPYAVYVPPKLAAIVRAEREAEIGVASAPATGRYPPRLIEPSQMKRATRGKHANTRYVCDILPQTEPAESLLVVEVRTPGGHASSYPPHKHDKDDVPSESALEETYYHRLNPPQGFAFQRVYTDERDLDETMAVEDRDVVMVPRGYHPVVVPYGYDNYYLNVMAGNKRTWHFRNDPKHEWIVERDSKG; translated from the coding sequence ATGAGCTTGCTAGTGAAAGCATCGCGCGAAGGCCAGACGATCGCGCGCGTAACGCCGGATTCGGCGGGATGGAAGCATGTGGGGTTCGCGGCGTATCGGCTCGATGCGGGCGATGTCGTGCACGTCTACGACGCGGATCGCGAAAGCTGCATCGTCGTGCTGACAGGCACCGTGAGCGTCGAGGCGGGCGACGAGCATTGGCAATCCATCGGTTCGCGCGACAGTGTGTTCGAAGATGCCGCGCCGTATGCGGTCTACGTCCCGCCGAAGCTCGCGGCAATCGTGCGCGCCGAGCGCGAAGCCGAGATCGGCGTGGCGAGCGCGCCGGCAACCGGGCGTTATCCGCCGCGTTTGATCGAGCCTTCGCAGATGAAGCGCGCGACACGCGGCAAGCATGCGAATACGCGTTACGTATGCGACATTCTTCCGCAGACGGAGCCGGCGGAATCGCTGCTCGTCGTCGAGGTGAGAACGCCGGGCGGTCATGCGTCGAGTTATCCCCCGCATAAACATGATAAGGATGACGTACCATCTGAAAGCGCGCTCGAAGAGACGTACTATCATCGGCTGAATCCGCCGCAAGGCTTTGCGTTTCAGCGTGTCTATACTGATGAGCGCGATCTCGACGAAACGATGGCCGTGGAAGACCGCGATGTCGTGATGGTGCCGCGCGGGTATCACCCGGTCGTCGTGCCTTATGGCTACGACAACTACTATCTCAACGTGATGGCGGGCAACAAGCGGACGTGGCACTTCAGGAACGACCCGAAGCACGAATGGATCGTGGAGAGAGACAGCAAAGGCTGA
- a CDS encoding ABC transporter ATP-binding protein codes for MNAALECRGVAKRFGATKVLRGVDLRIGEGERHALIGPNGAGKSTLFDLISGRIRPDEGRILARGADITGRPPHRVSRALARSFQTTSVFGNLSVLDNLRCAVLGARASRLRDRWFASRVIEDKARAMLDAIGLHARADEPAARLAYAEQRALDLGIALATDAPLILLDEPTAGMNRAEAAHALALIRATTQGRALLIIEHDMDAVFALADRVSVLVRGRVIASDEPDAVRRNRDVQQAYLGVAP; via the coding sequence ATGAACGCGGCGCTCGAATGTCGCGGCGTCGCAAAGCGCTTCGGCGCGACGAAGGTTTTGCGCGGCGTCGACTTGCGCATCGGCGAAGGTGAACGGCACGCGCTGATCGGACCGAACGGCGCGGGCAAATCGACGCTCTTCGATCTCATCTCGGGACGGATTCGCCCGGACGAGGGACGCATTCTCGCGCGCGGCGCCGACATCACCGGAAGGCCGCCGCATCGCGTGAGCCGCGCGCTCGCGCGCAGTTTCCAGACGACGAGCGTGTTCGGCAATCTGAGCGTGCTCGACAACCTGCGCTGCGCGGTGCTGGGCGCGCGCGCGTCGCGCCTGCGCGATCGCTGGTTCGCGTCGCGCGTCATCGAGGATAAGGCACGCGCCATGCTCGATGCCATCGGCCTTCACGCCCGCGCCGACGAGCCCGCCGCGCGCCTCGCGTATGCGGAGCAGCGCGCGCTCGATCTGGGCATCGCGCTCGCCACCGATGCGCCGCTCATCCTGCTCGACGAACCGACCGCCGGCATGAATCGCGCGGAAGCCGCGCACGCGCTCGCGTTGATCCGTGCGACGACGCAAGGGCGCGCGCTTCTCATCATCGAGCACGATATGGACGCCGTCTTCGCGCTTGCGGATCGCGTGTCGGTGCTGGTGCGCGGGCGCGTGATCGCATCGGATGAACCGGACGCCGTTCGCCGCAATCGCGACGTGCAGCAAGCGTATCTCGGAGTCGCGCCATGA
- a CDS encoding low specificity L-threonine aldolase — protein sequence MTAPIHPTQHFASDNYAGICPEALAALVEANTSGHEPAYGDDSWTARVCDRIRDLFQTDCEVFFVFNGTAANSLALASLCQSYHSVICHELAHIETDECGGPEFFSGGSKLLTAKGENGKLTPDAIEELVTKRADIHYPKPKVVALTQATEVGTVYTVEEVRAIAAIAKRRHLKVHMDGARFANAVATLGVHPSEITWRAGVDVLCFGGTKNGLPVGEAVVFFDKALATDFAYRLKQAGQLASKMRFISAPWLGLLDGDVWLRNARHSNAMAQLMAARLADIPGVNVLFKPEANAVFAELPAHVSAALRARGWKFYQFIGSGGCRLMCAWDTQQETVERFTDEVRALAAAQ from the coding sequence ATGACCGCGCCTATCCATCCCACGCAGCACTTCGCCTCCGACAACTACGCCGGCATCTGCCCCGAGGCGCTCGCCGCGCTCGTCGAGGCGAACACGAGCGGCCACGAGCCCGCTTACGGCGACGATTCCTGGACCGCACGCGTCTGCGACCGCATCCGCGATCTCTTTCAGACCGATTGCGAAGTGTTCTTCGTCTTCAACGGCACGGCGGCCAATTCGCTCGCGCTCGCGTCGCTGTGCCAGTCGTATCACTCGGTCATCTGCCACGAACTCGCGCATATCGAAACCGACGAGTGCGGCGGCCCCGAATTTTTTTCCGGCGGCTCGAAACTCCTGACCGCGAAGGGCGAGAACGGCAAGCTCACGCCCGACGCCATCGAGGAACTGGTCACGAAGCGCGCCGATATCCACTATCCGAAGCCCAAGGTCGTCGCGCTCACGCAGGCAACGGAAGTGGGCACCGTCTACACGGTCGAGGAAGTGCGCGCGATCGCGGCCATCGCGAAGCGTCGTCATCTGAAAGTGCATATGGACGGCGCGCGCTTTGCCAATGCCGTCGCGACGCTCGGCGTGCATCCGTCGGAAATCACGTGGCGCGCGGGCGTGGATGTGCTGTGCTTCGGCGGCACGAAGAACGGCCTGCCGGTGGGCGAGGCCGTCGTCTTCTTCGACAAGGCGCTCGCGACCGACTTCGCGTATCGGCTGAAGCAGGCCGGGCAGCTCGCCTCGAAGATGCGCTTCATCTCCGCGCCGTGGCTCGGCCTGCTCGACGGCGATGTATGGCTGCGCAACGCGCGCCATTCGAACGCGATGGCTCAACTGATGGCCGCGCGTCTCGCGGACATTCCCGGCGTCAACGTGCTCTTCAAACCCGAGGCCAACGCGGTGTTCGCGGAATTGCCCGCGCACGTCAGCGCGGCGCTGCGCGCGCGTGGCTGGAAGTTCTATCAGTTCATCGGCTCGGGCGGCTGCCGGCTGATGTGCGCGTGGGACACGCAGCAGGAAACCGTCGAGCGCTTCACCGACGAAGTGCGCGCGCTCGCCGCCGCGCAGTGA
- a CDS encoding iron-containing alcohol dehydrogenase — protein MAFIFYLTHIHLGYDSLAMLPGECARIGMKRPLVITDKGVAAAGLAARVAESAKLGALSVFDDTPSNPTEAMVMQAAAQYRREGCDGLIAVGGGSSIDLAKGVAITATHDEPLTAYATIEGGSGKITERAAPLIAVPTTSGTGSEVARGAIIILNDGRKLGFHSWHLLPKSAICDPALTLGLPPGLTAATGMDAIAHCIETFLAPAFNPPADGIALDGLERAWANIERATHDGQDRDARLNMMSASMQGAMAFQKGLGCVHSLSHPLGGLAVNGRTSLHHGTLNAVVLPAVLRFNESAPTVVAERRFERMRRVMNLAKDADVAQAVHDMTERLGLPTRLSQMGVDESMFDKVVKGALADHCHKTNPREASAEDYRRMLAESL, from the coding sequence ATGGCCTTCATCTTCTATCTGACGCATATCCATCTCGGCTACGACTCGCTCGCGATGCTTCCCGGCGAATGCGCGCGCATCGGCATGAAACGGCCGCTCGTCATCACGGACAAGGGCGTGGCGGCGGCGGGGCTGGCGGCGCGCGTGGCCGAAAGCGCGAAGCTCGGCGCGCTCTCCGTATTCGACGATACGCCGTCGAATCCGACCGAGGCGATGGTCATGCAGGCCGCCGCGCAATACCGGCGCGAGGGCTGCGACGGCCTGATCGCGGTGGGCGGCGGCTCGTCGATCGATCTCGCGAAGGGCGTCGCTATCACGGCCACGCATGACGAGCCGCTCACGGCCTACGCGACCATCGAAGGCGGCAGCGGCAAGATCACCGAGCGCGCCGCGCCGCTGATCGCGGTGCCGACGACATCGGGCACGGGCAGCGAAGTCGCGCGCGGCGCGATCATCATCCTGAACGACGGGCGCAAGCTCGGCTTTCACTCGTGGCATCTGCTGCCGAAATCCGCCATTTGCGATCCCGCGCTCACGCTCGGCCTGCCGCCCGGACTCACGGCGGCGACCGGCATGGACGCGATCGCGCATTGCATCGAAACGTTCCTCGCGCCCGCGTTCAATCCGCCCGCGGACGGCATCGCGCTCGATGGGCTGGAACGCGCGTGGGCCAACATCGAACGCGCGACGCATGACGGTCAGGACCGCGATGCGCGCCTGAACATGATGTCCGCATCGATGCAGGGCGCGATGGCGTTCCAGAAGGGTCTCGGCTGCGTGCATTCGCTGTCGCATCCGCTCGGCGGTCTCGCGGTGAACGGGCGCACGTCGCTGCATCACGGCACGCTCAACGCGGTCGTGCTGCCCGCCGTGCTGCGCTTCAACGAAAGCGCGCCGACGGTCGTGGCCGAACGGCGCTTCGAGCGCATGCGCCGCGTGATGAATCTCGCGAAAGACGCCGATGTCGCGCAGGCCGTCCACGACATGACCGAGCGCCTCGGCCTGCCGACGCGTCTATCGCAGATGGGCGTCGACGAAAGCATGTTCGACAAGGTGGTGAAGGGCGCGCTCGCGGACCATTGCCACAAGACGAATCCGCGCGAGGCGAGCGCGGAGGACTATCGCCGCATGCTGGCCGAATCGCTCTGA
- a CDS encoding ABC transporter ATP-binding protein: protein MSALLRIEGLRAWYGAAQVLHGVNLSIGEGEAVALVGRNGSGRSTLGKSIMGLVRCAGDMRYRGVQLVGLRAFRIARLGIGYVPETRDVFPTLTVRENLLLGMRKGARFALDDAYGVFPSLLERSAVKAGALSGGEQQMLALARTLMGDPAFIVIDEPGEGLAPQVVAQVAACLATLRERGVAMLLIEERMTIARALNARIAVMGHGAVRFDGSLEELARRDDVAREWLGVG from the coding sequence ATGAGCGCGCTCTTGCGCATCGAAGGTTTGCGCGCGTGGTACGGCGCGGCGCAAGTGCTGCACGGCGTGAATCTGTCGATAGGCGAGGGCGAAGCAGTGGCGCTCGTCGGCCGCAATGGATCGGGACGCTCCACGCTTGGCAAGTCGATCATGGGCCTCGTCCGATGCGCGGGCGACATGCGCTATCGCGGCGTGCAGCTCGTCGGGCTGCGCGCGTTTCGCATCGCGCGGCTCGGCATCGGCTATGTACCCGAGACGCGCGACGTCTTCCCGACGCTCACCGTGCGCGAGAACCTGTTGCTTGGCATGCGCAAAGGCGCGCGCTTCGCACTCGACGATGCGTATGGCGTCTTTCCATCGTTACTGGAACGCTCGGCGGTGAAGGCGGGCGCACTGTCGGGCGGCGAGCAGCAGATGCTCGCGCTCGCGCGCACGTTGATGGGCGATCCCGCGTTCATCGTCATCGACGAACCGGGCGAAGGACTGGCGCCGCAAGTCGTCGCGCAAGTGGCGGCGTGTCTCGCGACGCTGCGGGAACGCGGCGTGGCGATGCTGCTCATCGAGGAGCGCATGACGATCGCGCGAGCATTGAATGCGCGCATCGCGGTGATGGGTCACGGCGCGGTGCGCTTCGATGGCTCGCTGGAAGAACTCGCGCGCCGCGACGACGTGGCGCGCGAGTGGCTCGGCGTCGGATAG
- a CDS encoding thioesterase family protein, giving the protein MTKPGRTTRGDYPHFLPISTRWSDNDVYGHINNVVYYSYFDTVVNEYLLRAGVLDFSEGETIGLVVETRCNFFASLMFPERIDAGLRVERLGNTSVRYEVAIFAEGSDDAAAQGHFVHVYVDRVTRRPVPLPAPLVAALKPLVNA; this is encoded by the coding sequence ATGACGAAGCCGGGCCGCACCACGCGCGGGGATTATCCGCACTTTCTGCCGATTAGCACGCGCTGGTCGGACAACGACGTCTACGGGCACATCAACAACGTCGTCTATTACAGCTACTTCGATACGGTCGTGAACGAGTATCTGCTGCGCGCGGGCGTGCTCGATTTCAGCGAAGGCGAAACGATCGGGCTCGTCGTCGAGACGCGCTGCAACTTCTTCGCGTCGCTCATGTTTCCGGAGCGCATCGACGCGGGCTTGCGCGTCGAGCGGCTCGGCAATACGAGCGTGCGCTACGAAGTGGCGATCTTCGCGGAAGGCTCGGACGATGCCGCCGCGCAAGGGCATTTCGTGCATGTCTACGTGGATCGCGTGACGCGCAGGCCGGTGCCGTTGCCCGCGCCGCTCGTGGCTGCACTGAAGCCGCTCGTCAACGCTTGA